A part of Curtobacterium sp. MCLR17_036 genomic DNA contains:
- a CDS encoding glycoside hydrolase family 125 protein, which yields MAQTHQDLVDQVAAQVTDRLGSEVGDLFANCFANTLSTTITAMPDGTAFMVTGDIPAMWLRDSTAQLTPYLHFVADDRALADTVAAVSRRQLAFVLVDPYANAFNRAPDGAGHTDDHTPMSPWVWERKYEIDSLCYPIQLAHALWTRTGRTDHLADFRAVAAAAVDLWTLEQDHETASGYRFERPDPLLPSDTLVRDGAGPLTARTDLTWSAFRPSDDATTHGYNVPGNAFAVTELRHVAEIATVVLDDHDLAERATALADEIDAAIHRHGTVLLPEHGEVLAYEVDGLGSALVMDDANVPSLLSLPMLGWCAVDDPLYLRTRAAVLSPANPYWYAGAAGSGIGSPHTPGRNVWPIALAVQGLTSTSADERAAVLAQLCATHAGTRLMHESFDVDDPTEFTRPWFSWANAMFCEFVLDVADLRTGARQPERSTR from the coding sequence GTGGCTCAGACGCATCAGGACCTGGTCGACCAGGTCGCAGCACAGGTGACGGACCGGCTCGGCAGCGAGGTCGGCGACCTCTTCGCGAACTGCTTCGCGAACACGCTGTCGACGACCATCACGGCGATGCCGGACGGGACGGCCTTCATGGTGACCGGCGACATCCCCGCGATGTGGCTCCGGGACTCCACGGCGCAACTGACGCCCTACCTGCACTTCGTCGCCGACGACCGGGCACTCGCCGACACGGTCGCGGCGGTGTCGCGACGCCAGCTCGCGTTCGTGCTCGTCGACCCGTACGCGAACGCCTTCAACCGCGCACCCGACGGCGCCGGCCACACCGACGACCACACGCCGATGAGCCCGTGGGTCTGGGAGCGGAAGTACGAGATCGACTCGCTCTGCTACCCGATCCAACTCGCGCACGCGCTGTGGACGCGCACCGGGCGGACGGACCACCTCGCCGACTTCCGCGCCGTCGCGGCCGCCGCCGTCGACCTCTGGACCCTCGAGCAGGACCACGAGACGGCGTCCGGCTACCGGTTCGAACGGCCCGATCCGCTGCTGCCGTCCGACACCCTGGTGCGCGACGGCGCCGGCCCGCTGACAGCCCGGACCGACCTGACCTGGAGCGCCTTCCGTCCGAGCGACGACGCGACGACGCACGGCTACAACGTGCCCGGCAACGCCTTCGCCGTGACCGAGCTCCGGCACGTGGCCGAGATCGCGACGGTCGTGCTCGACGACCACGACCTGGCCGAGCGCGCCACCGCCCTGGCGGACGAGATCGACGCGGCGATCCACCGGCACGGAACGGTCCTGCTGCCGGAGCACGGCGAGGTCCTGGCCTACGAGGTCGACGGGCTCGGCTCGGCGCTCGTCATGGACGACGCGAACGTGCCGAGCCTGCTGTCGCTGCCGATGCTCGGCTGGTGCGCGGTCGACGACCCGCTCTACCTGCGCACCCGCGCCGCCGTGCTGTCCCCGGCGAACCCGTACTGGTACGCGGGAGCTGCCGGCAGCGGCATCGGCAGCCCGCACACCCCGGGCCGGAACGTGTGGCCGATCGCCCTCGCCGTGCAGGGTCTGACGTCCACCTCGGCCGACGAGCGGGCCGCGGTGCTCGCGCAGCTCTGCGCCACGCACGCCGGTACCCGGCTCATGCACGAGTCCTTCGACGTCGACGACCCCACCGAGTTCACCCGGCCGTGGTTCTCGTGGGCGAACGCGATGTTCTGCGAGTTCGTCCTCGACGTGGCCGACCTGCGGACCGGCGCCCGTCAGCCGGAGCGGAGCACCCGGTGA
- a CDS encoding glycoside hydrolase family 76 protein, with amino-acid sequence MQHRLVGLLVAGALATAGLTGAGLATAPDRASALTSTQATDAYDAFVDTYWDPDAKYFFTWSDHQVHSEHAVGPQGGAYTDYWWEAQAWEAVMDRYERTHDAASRQMIDDVFDGWRAAYPDFRENDWNDDMGWWARGSIRAYELTGEARYLTEAQDIFAYIAQYEDTTYGGGIWWKNVDVGDGTRNEKNVATNGTAVWTALRLYAATGDTTYRDTAERLYAWLQTNFDRDGHIRDHVSGTGQFTDYDWTYNQGQFAGAALQMYLLTDDQQYLDRATRATDWAVDNLTVAGTFLNEGTSDTEGFKAILTRDIRALIDDAGQTQYEAVLTRNASQAANHVSPEGIGGADWTAPTPSVTTTPQLSLGAAATVAITQQAVPDGSTAVVEGDGVYQAENVDHPGISTESSNAGATGRGYLAGWNTAGTAATFHVNVATAGTHTLTFRSAAAAGTAVRSVRVGDGPATTVSFPGTSSWSQWTTTTVTVDLAAGSNAVVVAAGSGNANYLNLDAMTVSH; translated from the coding sequence ATGCAGCACAGACTCGTCGGCCTGCTCGTCGCGGGGGCGCTCGCCACCGCCGGGCTCACCGGGGCCGGTCTCGCGACCGCACCCGACCGGGCCTCCGCGCTGACCTCGACCCAGGCGACGGACGCGTACGACGCGTTCGTCGACACCTACTGGGACCCGGACGCGAAGTACTTCTTCACCTGGAGCGACCACCAGGTGCACTCCGAGCACGCCGTCGGTCCACAGGGCGGCGCGTACACCGACTACTGGTGGGAGGCCCAGGCCTGGGAAGCCGTGATGGACCGGTACGAGCGCACGCACGACGCGGCGAGCCGGCAGATGATCGACGACGTGTTCGACGGCTGGCGTGCGGCGTACCCGGACTTCCGCGAGAACGACTGGAACGACGACATGGGCTGGTGGGCGCGGGGCAGCATCCGCGCCTACGAGCTCACCGGCGAAGCCCGGTACCTCACCGAGGCGCAGGACATCTTCGCGTACATCGCGCAGTACGAGGACACCACGTACGGCGGCGGGATCTGGTGGAAGAACGTCGACGTCGGCGACGGCACCCGCAACGAGAAGAACGTCGCGACGAACGGCACCGCGGTCTGGACCGCGCTCCGGCTCTACGCCGCGACCGGGGACACCACCTACCGCGACACCGCCGAGCGCCTCTACGCCTGGCTGCAGACGAACTTCGACCGTGACGGCCACATCCGCGACCACGTCAGCGGGACCGGACAGTTCACCGACTACGACTGGACCTACAACCAGGGCCAGTTCGCCGGCGCCGCCCTGCAGATGTACCTGCTCACCGACGACCAGCAGTACCTCGACCGCGCGACACGTGCGACCGACTGGGCCGTCGACAACCTGACGGTCGCGGGCACCTTCCTGAACGAGGGCACGAGCGACACCGAGGGCTTCAAGGCGATCCTCACGCGCGACATCCGGGCCCTCATCGACGATGCCGGGCAGACCCAGTACGAGGCGGTGCTCACCCGGAACGCCTCACAGGCCGCGAACCACGTCTCCCCCGAGGGCATCGGCGGCGCGGACTGGACCGCACCGACGCCGTCCGTGACGACCACGCCCCAGCTGTCGCTCGGCGCCGCGGCGACGGTCGCGATCACGCAGCAGGCCGTGCCGGACGGCTCCACCGCGGTCGTCGAGGGCGACGGCGTGTACCAGGCCGAGAACGTCGACCACCCGGGCATCTCGACGGAGTCCTCGAACGCCGGGGCGACCGGCCGCGGGTACCTCGCCGGCTGGAACACCGCCGGCACCGCGGCCACGTTCCACGTGAACGTCGCGACCGCGGGCACCCACACCCTCACGTTCCGCTCCGCCGCCGCGGCCGGCACGGCCGTCCGGTCCGTGCGGGTCGGCGACGGGCCCGCGACGACCGTGTCGTTCCCGGGCACGTCGTCCTGGTCGCAGTGGACCACCACGACGGTGACGGTCGACCTGGCCGCGGGCTCGAACGCGGTGGTCGTCGCCGCAGGGTCCGGGAACGCGAACTACCTCAACCTCGACGCGATGACCGTGTCGCACTGA
- a CDS encoding MBL fold metallo-hydrolase has product MEVTKLEHACQIVTEGTARLVLDPGELTRPVDTTGVVAVVVTHEHPDHVTPEQVLRITAANPGAVVIGPEGVRAVLADAGIEVDVVTHGDHRTVGPFTLDFHGTRHNVIHSSVPVVDNTGVLVGGRLFHPGDSYTVPDVPVEVLAAPVGAPWLKVGELMDYVAAVGPARAYPVHEATLSDVGYAMHTGRLREALGTAGELVVLRPGESLTV; this is encoded by the coding sequence ATGGAGGTCACCAAGCTCGAACACGCCTGCCAGATCGTCACCGAGGGCACCGCACGCCTCGTCCTCGACCCCGGCGAGCTCACCCGGCCGGTGGACACCACGGGGGTCGTCGCCGTCGTGGTCACGCACGAGCACCCCGACCACGTCACGCCCGAGCAGGTGCTCCGGATCACGGCGGCGAACCCCGGCGCCGTCGTCATCGGGCCCGAGGGGGTCCGGGCCGTCCTCGCCGACGCGGGCATCGAGGTCGACGTCGTCACCCACGGCGACCACCGCACGGTCGGGCCGTTCACGCTCGACTTCCACGGGACGCGGCACAACGTCATCCACTCGAGCGTCCCCGTCGTCGACAACACCGGCGTCCTGGTGGGCGGCCGGCTGTTCCACCCCGGCGACTCGTACACCGTCCCCGACGTCCCCGTCGAGGTGCTCGCCGCTCCGGTCGGGGCACCGTGGCTGAAGGTGGGTGAGCTGATGGACTACGTCGCCGCGGTCGGTCCGGCCCGTGCCTACCCGGTCCACGAGGCCACCCTGTCCGACGTCGGGTACGCGATGCACACCGGGCGCCTCCGCGAGGCGCTCGGCACCGCGGGTGAACTCGTCGTGCTCCGACCGGGGGAGTCCCTGACCGTCTGA
- a CDS encoding LacI family DNA-binding transcriptional regulator: MTGLPGGAAGIQQIATATGLSKSTVSRALRGMPSVADTTVDQVRRVADELGYVPSSAAAGLATGRQRAVGVVLPVIDRWFFVKALGGVDAELKRAGYDLVLYNLGGPGGDRDRAFRRSMLRHRVDGLVLMSLVLDATERAELELARHPMIVIGGLAPGLRNVGVDDRAVTRTAVGHLCALGHRAVAYVGGQDEAGMNVAVPHLRRDGFVDAMRAAGRVVPAHRLLDGGFSFPGGVAAGSALLDAPERPTAVLCASDEMALGVLLAAHRAGLSVPEDLSVMGIDGHEYGRTVGLTTVAQDPEAQGRTAARAVLAEVEGAATRSIAAAPAALVVRATTGRVPGG, encoded by the coding sequence GTGACGGGCCTCCCGGGCGGTGCGGCGGGCATCCAGCAGATCGCGACCGCCACGGGGTTGTCGAAGTCGACGGTGTCGCGCGCGCTCCGCGGGATGCCGAGCGTGGCGGACACCACCGTCGACCAGGTGCGGCGCGTCGCCGACGAGCTCGGCTACGTCCCGAGCTCCGCGGCGGCCGGCCTCGCGACCGGGCGGCAGCGCGCGGTCGGCGTCGTGCTGCCGGTGATCGACCGGTGGTTCTTCGTCAAGGCGCTCGGCGGGGTCGACGCCGAGCTCAAGCGCGCCGGGTACGACCTCGTCCTCTACAACCTCGGCGGGCCGGGCGGCGACCGCGACCGGGCGTTCCGGCGGTCGATGCTGCGGCACCGGGTGGACGGCCTCGTCCTCATGTCCCTGGTGCTCGACGCGACCGAACGCGCCGAACTCGAACTCGCACGGCACCCGATGATCGTGATCGGCGGCCTTGCCCCGGGCCTGCGGAACGTCGGCGTGGACGACCGTGCCGTCACCCGGACCGCGGTCGGGCACCTGTGCGCGCTCGGGCACCGCGCGGTCGCCTACGTCGGCGGGCAGGACGAGGCCGGGATGAACGTCGCCGTCCCGCACCTGCGCCGGGACGGCTTCGTCGACGCGATGCGGGCCGCGGGCCGGGTCGTGCCGGCACACCGGCTGCTCGACGGCGGCTTCTCGTTCCCGGGCGGCGTCGCGGCGGGATCGGCGCTGCTCGACGCGCCGGAGCGGCCGACGGCGGTGCTCTGTGCCTCGGACGAGATGGCGCTCGGGGTGCTCCTTGCGGCGCACCGTGCCGGGCTGTCGGTGCCGGAGGACCTGTCGGTGATGGGGATCGACGGCCACGAGTACGGCCGGACCGTCGGACTGACGACGGTCGCGCAGGACCCGGAGGCGCAGGGGAGGACGGCCGCGCGCGCGGTACTCGCCGAGGTCGAGGGGGCGGCCACGCGGTCGATCGCGGCGGCGCCCGCGGCGCTCGTGGTGCGCGCGACGACGGGGCGGGTGCCGGGCGGCTGA